The Streptomyces sp. NBC_00224 genome has a window encoding:
- a CDS encoding phospholipase D-like domain-containing protein: MKTPRSLLALALGVPALFAAAPAPAVADPVPLVTTGAVFNNPTGDTAAQDAVFGHIARLVDGAQRGSDIKMSMYVLGSDYLAARLTAAHQRGVNVQVVLDNESLLHWAGKVTYPKLVEGLKPATGSGTSWVRVCAENQACLAKDPNPGDSFHGVNHNKFVLFSRTTGSGTGTVPVDNVVVQTSANQTPWDRQHAFNDALTVAGNTALYAAYTGYFNDLAAAQAGTKAQVADYPTEYPAGNAKAYFFPRAASDPILNILNTVDNPVNGQPACYGNSPGHGTEDGRTVVRVAMHQITRPEVAKKLWELDDAGCYVDIVYRYLDVEGAGTAIADQLSKPTRFGGIALHRLDDADDGDGDPTTRNATATHSKYLLIDGTYLGNADQKIVFTGSHPYTKSALTTNDEALLKYDDAAVHDAYRENFRAQRALADQQVARVGSPG; the protein is encoded by the coding sequence ATGAAGACGCCCCGATCTCTGCTCGCCCTGGCGCTGGGAGTGCCCGCCCTGTTCGCGGCCGCTCCCGCCCCTGCCGTTGCCGATCCGGTGCCGCTCGTCACCACCGGCGCGGTGTTCAACAACCCGACGGGGGACACGGCCGCCCAGGACGCGGTGTTCGGCCACATAGCCCGGCTCGTCGACGGGGCCCAGAGGGGCTCGGACATCAAGATGTCGATGTACGTGCTCGGCTCGGACTACCTCGCGGCCCGGCTGACCGCGGCGCACCAGCGCGGCGTGAACGTCCAGGTCGTCCTGGACAACGAGAGCCTGCTGCACTGGGCGGGCAAGGTCACGTACCCGAAGCTCGTCGAAGGCCTCAAGCCCGCTACGGGGTCCGGCACTTCATGGGTGCGGGTCTGCGCGGAGAACCAGGCGTGCCTCGCCAAGGACCCGAACCCGGGCGACTCCTTCCACGGCGTCAACCACAACAAGTTCGTGCTCTTCTCCCGCACCACCGGCAGTGGCACGGGCACGGTCCCGGTGGACAACGTGGTCGTGCAGACGTCCGCCAACCAGACCCCGTGGGACCGGCAGCACGCTTTCAACGACGCGCTGACCGTGGCCGGCAACACCGCGCTGTACGCCGCGTACACCGGCTACTTCAACGACCTCGCGGCTGCCCAGGCCGGGACGAAGGCGCAGGTCGCCGACTACCCGACGGAGTATCCGGCGGGCAACGCGAAGGCGTACTTCTTCCCCCGGGCCGCCTCCGACCCGATCCTCAACATCCTCAACACCGTCGACAACCCGGTGAACGGGCAGCCCGCCTGCTACGGAAACTCTCCGGGCCACGGCACCGAGGACGGCCGCACCGTCGTCAGGGTCGCGATGCACCAGATCACCCGGCCCGAGGTCGCGAAGAAGCTGTGGGAGCTCGACGACGCGGGCTGTTACGTCGACATCGTCTACCGCTACCTCGACGTCGAAGGGGCCGGTACGGCGATCGCCGACCAGCTGTCCAAGCCGACCAGGTTCGGCGGGATCGCCCTGCACCGCCTGGACGACGCGGACGACGGCGACGGCGACCCGACGACGCGGAACGCGACAGCCACGCACTCCAAGTACCTTCTGATCGACGGGACCTACCTCGGCAACGCCGACCAGAAGATTGTCTTCACTGGCAGCCACCCGTACACGAAGAGCGCGTTGACGACGAACGACGAGGCGCTCCTCAAGTACGACGACGCGGCGGTGCACGACGCCTACCGCGAGAACTTCCGCGCCCAGCGCGCGCTGGCCGACCAGCAGGTGGCCCGCGTCGGATCCCCCGGCTGA
- a CDS encoding TetR/AcrR family transcriptional regulator translates to MSSGQTPTKAAPRRSRRAFDRDQALAAALREFWIHGYETTSVASLTEAMGIKPPSLYAAFGDKRQLFDEAVQLYVHTYGAPLPQGPEARSDIAAMLRHLAADYTDPGHPPGCLIITAATNCGPGSQDVKAKLREMREETKTSIAARIRADIDAGLLPAHVDADGLAAFYAAVIQGMNQQACDGAGREALDRVVDAAMAAWPQTPGSPAPASPSAPC, encoded by the coding sequence ATGAGCAGCGGACAAACCCCGACCAAGGCCGCCCCCAGGCGGAGCCGACGCGCCTTCGACCGCGACCAGGCCTTGGCCGCCGCCTTGCGGGAGTTCTGGATCCACGGTTACGAGACGACGTCGGTCGCCTCGCTCACCGAGGCGATGGGGATCAAACCGCCGAGCCTGTACGCCGCCTTCGGCGACAAGCGACAGCTGTTCGACGAAGCCGTGCAGCTCTACGTCCATACGTACGGAGCCCCGCTGCCACAAGGCCCGGAAGCCCGATCGGACATCGCCGCGATGCTGCGGCACCTCGCCGCCGACTACACCGACCCAGGTCACCCGCCCGGCTGCCTCATCATCACGGCGGCGACCAACTGCGGCCCCGGCTCGCAGGACGTGAAGGCCAAGCTGCGCGAAATGCGCGAGGAAACCAAGACCTCGATCGCCGCCCGCATCCGCGCCGACATCGACGCGGGACTGCTACCCGCGCACGTGGACGCCGACGGACTGGCGGCCTTCTACGCGGCGGTCATCCAGGGGATGAACCAGCAGGCATGCGACGGGGCGGGGCGGGAGGCACTGGATCGCGTGGTCGACGCGGCGATGGCTGCGTGGCCGCAGACGCCAGGCAGCCCGGCGCCGGCGTCGCCGTCCGCACCCTGCTGA
- a CDS encoding SgcJ/EcaC family oxidoreductase, translating into MKVLLIGASGYIGSAVSAHLADAGHQVVALVRDAHRPDAGHEQRVGDLADPASLTRAVTSDIDAVVNLAPPTGDAAVDAAAITALTDPLRGTGRAFVYASGVWVLGATGPDAADENAPVNPLPIVGYRPAIERQVLDTAEAGVRATVIRPGIVHGNGGGIPALLVDLARKHGTPRYVGEEAVHWPMVHVDDLADLFVATVEKAPAGSLWHGVAESAVLVRDLAAAAGAAAGVGGEPQSWPLEDARAELGTPFADALALDQTVSGDAAREGLGWLPRRAGAVADVSELSYPQVDTNGIEVFGAADGQQADVEAIVRFVAGVQYAQRNELVDAFMSNFRKQHPVWTTAHGKRLSGWDEIDDFTRQVLPGAMKQSTATYEVVRILFVRPDVAAVNVRQRPVTLDGQPIEDQPEGRPMYVLAKENGRWRIAAAQNTQVFSG; encoded by the coding sequence GTGAAGGTCCTTCTCATCGGCGCCTCCGGCTACATCGGCTCCGCCGTCTCCGCGCATCTGGCCGACGCCGGTCACCAGGTGGTCGCGCTGGTACGTGACGCCCACCGCCCGGACGCCGGACACGAGCAGCGCGTCGGAGACCTGGCCGACCCCGCCTCACTCACCCGCGCAGTCACCTCCGACATCGACGCCGTCGTCAACCTCGCGCCCCCGACCGGCGACGCCGCGGTGGACGCCGCAGCGATCACCGCGCTCACCGACCCGCTGCGCGGCACCGGGCGCGCGTTCGTGTACGCGAGCGGCGTATGGGTCCTCGGCGCCACTGGCCCGGACGCCGCCGACGAGAACGCCCCGGTCAACCCGCTGCCGATCGTCGGATACCGTCCGGCAATCGAGCGCCAGGTGCTCGACACCGCCGAAGCCGGCGTGCGGGCAACGGTGATCCGCCCCGGCATCGTGCACGGAAACGGCGGCGGCATACCCGCGCTGCTCGTCGACCTCGCTCGCAAGCACGGGACCCCGAGGTATGTCGGCGAGGAGGCCGTGCACTGGCCGATGGTGCACGTCGACGACCTGGCCGACCTGTTCGTCGCCACCGTCGAGAAGGCGCCCGCCGGCAGCCTGTGGCATGGTGTCGCCGAATCCGCGGTCCTGGTACGCGACCTCGCGGCAGCGGCCGGAGCGGCGGCCGGGGTCGGCGGCGAGCCGCAGTCGTGGCCTCTGGAGGACGCCCGCGCGGAGCTCGGCACACCGTTCGCCGACGCGCTCGCCCTCGACCAGACCGTCAGCGGAGATGCGGCGCGCGAAGGCCTCGGCTGGCTGCCGCGGCGCGCGGGAGCGGTCGCCGACGTAAGCGAACTCTCGTACCCGCAGGTGGACACGAACGGCATCGAGGTGTTCGGTGCGGCGGACGGGCAGCAGGCCGACGTCGAGGCCATCGTCCGCTTCGTGGCGGGCGTCCAGTACGCGCAGCGGAACGAGCTCGTCGACGCGTTCATGAGCAACTTCCGCAAGCAGCACCCGGTGTGGACGACCGCGCACGGCAAGCGGCTGTCGGGCTGGGACGAGATCGACGACTTCACGCGCCAGGTACTGCCCGGCGCGATGAAGCAGTCGACGGCCACCTACGAGGTCGTGCGGATCCTGTTCGTCCGCCCGGACGTCGCCGCGGTCAACGTCCGCCAGCGGCCGGTCACCCTCGACGGACAGCCCATCGAGGACCAGCCGGAAGGCCGCCCGATGTACGTCCTCGCCAAGGAAAACGGCCGCTGGCGGATCGCGGCCGCGCAGAACACCCAGGTCTTCTCCGGCTGA
- a CDS encoding SWIM zinc finger domain-containing protein: MAHEVGFDEDDLRARAGTRSFQRALGYLDAVAGLEVGESWITARVQGTDVYEVELTLDGGSAVLGDCSCPYGQEGHFCKHCVAVGMTVLRQAEAIPRQRAAAAARADALEAWLRALSREELLTLLREQLTDDRELRRRLELRATAAGSDLGTIRDRVLALLDPRPFARYGYVEYADAHA; encoded by the coding sequence GTGGCGCACGAAGTGGGGTTCGACGAAGACGACTTGCGTGCCCGGGCAGGGACCCGTTCCTTCCAGCGGGCGCTGGGCTATCTGGACGCGGTGGCCGGCCTGGAGGTCGGGGAGAGCTGGATCACCGCCAGGGTGCAGGGCACCGACGTCTACGAGGTCGAGCTCACCCTGGACGGCGGCAGCGCAGTCCTCGGGGACTGCTCCTGCCCGTACGGGCAGGAGGGCCACTTCTGCAAGCACTGTGTGGCGGTGGGAATGACAGTGCTGCGGCAGGCGGAGGCGATCCCGCGGCAGCGGGCCGCCGCCGCAGCCAGGGCCGACGCGCTCGAAGCGTGGCTGCGGGCGCTGTCCCGCGAGGAGTTGCTGACACTGCTGCGGGAACAGCTCACCGACGACCGGGAGTTGCGCCGCCGCCTGGAGCTGCGGGCCACGGCGGCCGGCTCCGACCTCGGCACCATCCGCGACCGCGTCCTCGCCCTGCTCGATCCCCGCCCCTTCGCGCGGTACGGCTACGTCGAGTACGCCGACGCGCACGCCTAA
- a CDS encoding alpha/beta fold hydrolase → MTTTTPAAFARTVRGAGPGLLLAHGAGGGIEANYGPIMEELAAQHTVVGVDYPGSGATPKAQGSLEIDELVEQLVAAADAEGLDTFAVSGYSLGGPVAIRLAARHPERVSSLVLSATFAYADTRTSLAASIWHQLFESGQHTVLAQYLNLMALSEPVLNSLTPAQVHTAAEQLAPAIPVGTGDQVDLVRRADVRGDLAAIAVPTLIVVTTGDPLISPSLQRELAAAVPTAEIAELPTGHLPFAERPQEWVKLIGDFLARNRKH, encoded by the coding sequence ATGACCACGACCACACCCGCCGCCTTCGCCCGCACCGTCCGCGGTGCCGGCCCCGGCCTCCTCCTCGCCCATGGGGCGGGCGGCGGCATCGAAGCCAACTACGGACCGATCATGGAGGAGCTCGCCGCACAGCACACCGTCGTTGGGGTCGACTACCCCGGCTCCGGCGCTACCCCGAAGGCCCAGGGGTCGCTGGAAATCGACGAGCTTGTGGAACAGCTGGTGGCGGCGGCCGACGCCGAAGGGCTCGATACCTTTGCGGTCAGCGGGTATTCGCTCGGCGGCCCCGTCGCGATCCGCCTCGCCGCGCGTCACCCTGAGCGGGTCAGCTCACTCGTGCTGAGTGCGACGTTCGCGTACGCCGACACGCGCACCTCCCTCGCCGCCTCCATCTGGCACCAGCTGTTCGAATCCGGTCAGCACACCGTGCTCGCCCAATACCTGAACCTGATGGCGCTGAGCGAACCGGTCCTGAACTCCCTCACCCCGGCCCAGGTCCACACCGCCGCCGAGCAGCTCGCGCCCGCCATCCCCGTCGGCACCGGAGACCAGGTCGACCTCGTCCGAAGGGCCGATGTCCGCGGCGACCTCGCCGCCATCGCGGTACCGACGCTCATTGTCGTCACCACCGGCGACCCGCTCATCTCGCCGAGCCTCCAGCGGGAGCTCGCCGCCGCCGTCCCCACCGCTGAGATCGCCGAACTCCCGACCGGACACCTGCCATTTGCGGAGCGCCCGCAGGAGTGGGTGAAGCTCATCGGCGACTTCCTCGCACGGAACCGAAAGCACTGA
- a CDS encoding deoxynucleoside kinase yields MAVICVGGMIGIGKTSVAEMLAKELGSTVFYESVEDNPILPLFYTASPEEIQAKRYPFLLQLYFLQTRFASIKEAYKQGDNVLDRSIYEDWYFAKVNHDLGRISSLEMQVYEGLLAEMMREIDGLPYRKAPDLMVYLKADFQTVLHRIGLRGRDFEQDDTLVEYYRTLWSGYDDWVHQHYSASDVLVVDMNHTDVVNNPEDAARVGREVKDALAAARRRV; encoded by the coding sequence ATGGCAGTGATCTGCGTCGGAGGCATGATCGGGATCGGTAAGACGAGCGTTGCCGAAATGCTCGCGAAGGAGCTGGGCAGCACGGTCTTCTACGAGAGCGTGGAAGACAATCCGATCCTTCCGCTGTTCTACACGGCGAGCCCCGAGGAGATCCAGGCGAAGCGCTACCCCTTCCTGCTTCAGCTGTACTTCCTGCAGACGCGGTTCGCCTCGATCAAGGAGGCGTACAAGCAGGGTGACAATGTCCTGGACCGGTCCATCTACGAGGACTGGTATTTCGCCAAGGTCAATCACGATCTGGGCCGGATCAGCTCCCTTGAGATGCAGGTGTACGAGGGGCTGCTCGCCGAGATGATGCGCGAGATCGACGGCCTGCCGTACCGCAAGGCACCCGATCTCATGGTCTACCTCAAGGCGGACTTCCAGACGGTACTGCACCGCATCGGGCTGCGGGGCCGCGACTTCGAGCAGGACGACACTCTCGTCGAGTACTACCGCACCCTGTGGTCCGGCTACGACGACTGGGTGCACCAGCACTACTCGGCCAGCGACGTCCTCGTCGTCGACATGAACCACACCGATGTGGTGAACAACCCTGAGGATGCAGCCCGCGTGGGGCGCGAGGTCAAGGATGCCCTGGCCGCGGCCAGGCGCCGCGTCTGA
- a CDS encoding DUF2182 domain-containing protein, with product MRLDRKALSPPLRPANLLSARQFAFAWSVMASIALLAWVLVVDQARDMGVEPGTMGMGVPLFLLLWLVMMIAMMFPSVAPVALTWARAIGRQSPTGVVRVARTAQFVGGYLLAWTAFGLIAYGLLAGTGALVDKHPGAGRWIGAGAFLVAGLYQFGPWKDLCLRHCRSPMGQLVRYAGFRPRARDLRVGAYHGAYCVGCCWGLMVVLVPLGVMNVLAMAAVAVVIFMEKLWRLGPVFSQVVGAAFLVLAALSLFQPWLLPGLIPPQSPMTEMLRP from the coding sequence GTGCGCCTCGACCGGAAGGCTCTGTCACCCCCTCTGCGTCCGGCAAATCTGCTGTCGGCCCGGCAGTTTGCGTTCGCCTGGTCAGTGATGGCGTCGATCGCCCTCCTCGCCTGGGTGCTGGTGGTCGACCAGGCCCGTGACATGGGGGTCGAGCCGGGAACCATGGGTATGGGCGTCCCGCTGTTCCTGCTGCTGTGGCTGGTCATGATGATCGCCATGATGTTCCCCTCGGTGGCCCCGGTGGCCCTCACCTGGGCGCGGGCCATCGGGCGCCAGTCGCCCACGGGAGTCGTGCGGGTGGCTCGTACCGCCCAGTTCGTCGGCGGGTACCTGCTGGCCTGGACGGCCTTCGGCCTGATCGCCTACGGGCTCCTCGCCGGGACCGGGGCCCTGGTGGACAAGCACCCGGGTGCCGGGCGCTGGATCGGCGCCGGGGCCTTCCTGGTCGCCGGGCTGTACCAGTTCGGCCCGTGGAAGGACCTCTGCCTGCGGCACTGCCGGAGCCCGATGGGCCAGCTCGTGCGCTACGCGGGCTTCCGGCCCCGGGCCCGCGATCTGCGGGTCGGCGCGTACCACGGGGCATACTGCGTGGGCTGCTGCTGGGGGCTGATGGTCGTGCTCGTCCCGCTGGGCGTCATGAACGTCCTGGCGATGGCCGCGGTGGCCGTGGTGATCTTCATGGAGAAGCTCTGGCGGCTGGGCCCCGTCTTCTCGCAGGTCGTCGGGGCCGCCTTCCTCGTGCTCGCGGCACTGAGTCTCTTCCAGCCCTGGCTGCTGCCGGGCCTGATCCCGCCGCAGTCGCCCATGACGGAGATGCTCCGCCCCTAG
- a CDS encoding 2-phosphosulfolactate phosphatase has protein sequence MQADHGVRFDWGPAGAAALAKDAACLVVVDVLSFTTSVTVAVESGTRVFPYRWRDETAAVFADELGAGLAVGRSKATETSPWSLSPAALRRAPFTPRLVLPSPNGSTIAAAAGESMVVAGSLRNSTAVGRWLADRGYGTAERPVAVIASGERWPDGSLRPALEDLLGAGAVIAALRRCGRDQLSPEAAMAAAAFDGVPNAGVAVADCSSGRELIEWGYADDVAIATELDACAVVPVLTGGAFTAAE, from the coding sequence ATGCAGGCAGATCACGGGGTGCGGTTCGATTGGGGACCTGCTGGTGCGGCTGCTCTGGCGAAGGACGCTGCCTGTCTTGTCGTCGTCGATGTGCTGTCGTTCACGACATCGGTGACGGTCGCGGTGGAGTCGGGGACTCGGGTGTTTCCCTACCGCTGGAGGGACGAGACCGCAGCGGTATTCGCTGACGAGCTGGGTGCCGGCCTGGCTGTGGGGCGGAGCAAGGCCACCGAGACGTCACCGTGGTCGCTGTCACCGGCCGCATTGCGACGTGCCCCCTTCACTCCTCGGCTGGTGCTCCCCTCACCCAACGGATCCACCATCGCCGCGGCGGCAGGGGAATCGATGGTGGTCGCTGGATCGCTGCGGAACTCGACCGCTGTCGGCCGTTGGCTGGCCGATCGGGGCTATGGAACGGCCGAGCGGCCTGTCGCGGTGATTGCCTCGGGCGAGCGCTGGCCCGACGGCAGCCTCAGGCCGGCGCTTGAAGACCTGCTCGGCGCCGGAGCTGTGATCGCCGCGCTGCGCCGATGCGGCCGGGACCAGCTCTCGCCGGAAGCAGCCATGGCGGCCGCGGCCTTTGACGGTGTGCCGAACGCCGGTGTCGCTGTCGCGGACTGTTCCTCGGGACGTGAACTCATCGAGTGGGGTTATGCCGACGACGTCGCCATCGCAACGGAGCTGGATGCCTGCGCAGTTGTCCCCGTCCTCACTGGTGGCGCGTTCACTGCCGCCGAGTAG
- a CDS encoding pyridoxamine 5'-phosphate oxidase family protein, whose amino-acid sequence MQTREIARRDVQERRRDTLERLVGERDIWVSTAHPDHGPHQVPLWFWWDGLAVWMCTGETFATARNVRKEPRVRLALPDTFDVVLLKGEAECFSDRGVPQDAADAFAEKFGWDPRAEEGPFLYIRVAPKTVLAWRGEPELRGRVLMREGAWLE is encoded by the coding sequence ATGCAGACCAGGGAAATCGCTCGTCGTGATGTGCAGGAGCGCAGGCGCGACACTCTTGAACGGCTCGTTGGAGAACGGGATATATGGGTATCGACGGCTCATCCGGATCACGGCCCGCATCAAGTGCCGCTGTGGTTCTGGTGGGACGGGCTGGCCGTGTGGATGTGCACCGGCGAGACCTTCGCGACTGCGCGTAACGTGCGAAAGGAGCCCCGTGTGCGCCTGGCATTGCCGGACACCTTCGATGTGGTGCTCCTGAAAGGGGAGGCAGAGTGCTTCTCGGACCGGGGAGTGCCGCAGGACGCCGCGGATGCGTTCGCGGAGAAGTTCGGGTGGGACCCACGTGCGGAGGAGGGCCCCTTTCTGTATATACGCGTGGCGCCGAAGACTGTGCTCGCCTGGCGCGGCGAGCCGGAACTGCGCGGCAGGGTGCTCATGCGCGAGGGAGCGTGGCTGGAGTAG
- a CDS encoding NAD(P)/FAD-dependent oxidoreductase yields the protein MQHRIIVLGAGYSGAIAAGRLAKRLRREDVAITLVNAEPDFVERVRMHQLAVGQELKPRPLREMFAGTGVELKLAKVTSIDVDRKTVAVQSADGSEQLSYDTLVYALGSAWNAGGVPGVTEHAHQIASRPGALRLRERLAALAEGETVLVVGGGLTGLEFATEVAEARPDLDIALAARGELGDWLSPKGRAHLRKVTDGLGITVYENTAVSAVEADRVTTADGRTIPAAVTVWTTGFAVHPLAKTTSLELADTGRIVVDATMRSLSHPDVYAIGDAGHALGAGDKPLRMSCASGTPMAWRAADSIAARLTGGKLTSTPLHYFNQCISLGRKEGLIQFVTADDRAVDRTLTGRFAARYKELICKSAAWGVANPTLGIPVRRRRVEADRVASEGTARVAA from the coding sequence ATGCAGCACCGCATCATCGTCCTCGGCGCCGGCTACTCCGGAGCGATCGCGGCCGGCCGGCTCGCCAAGCGGCTGCGCCGCGAGGACGTCGCCATCACCCTCGTCAACGCCGAACCCGACTTCGTCGAGCGGGTCCGGATGCACCAGCTGGCCGTGGGCCAGGAGCTGAAGCCGCGCCCGCTGCGCGAGATGTTCGCGGGAACGGGGGTCGAGCTCAAGCTCGCGAAGGTCACGTCGATCGACGTGGACCGCAAGACGGTCGCCGTACAGAGCGCCGACGGCTCGGAACAACTGTCGTACGACACCCTCGTCTATGCCCTCGGCAGCGCATGGAACGCAGGCGGCGTCCCGGGCGTCACCGAGCACGCCCACCAGATCGCGAGCCGCCCCGGCGCGCTCCGGCTGCGCGAGCGCCTGGCCGCTCTCGCCGAGGGCGAGACGGTCCTCGTCGTGGGTGGCGGTCTGACCGGACTGGAGTTCGCCACGGAGGTGGCCGAGGCCCGCCCGGACCTCGACATCGCGCTCGCCGCGCGCGGCGAACTGGGCGACTGGCTCTCCCCGAAGGGCCGCGCGCACCTGCGCAAGGTCACCGACGGGCTCGGCATCACGGTGTACGAGAACACCGCGGTGAGTGCGGTCGAGGCGGACCGGGTCACGACCGCGGACGGCCGGACCATTCCGGCCGCCGTCACCGTCTGGACCACGGGCTTCGCGGTCCACCCGCTGGCGAAGACCACCAGCCTTGAGCTCGCGGACACCGGTCGAATCGTGGTCGACGCGACGATGCGCTCGCTCTCGCACCCGGACGTGTACGCGATCGGCGACGCCGGTCACGCCCTGGGCGCCGGCGACAAGCCACTGCGTATGTCCTGCGCCTCGGGCACCCCCATGGCATGGCGGGCCGCGGACTCCATCGCAGCCCGCCTGACCGGCGGCAAGCTGACGAGCACCCCGCTGCACTACTTCAACCAGTGCATCTCGCTCGGCCGCAAGGAGGGCCTGATCCAGTTCGTCACCGCCGACGACCGCGCGGTGGACCGCACCCTGACCGGCCGCTTCGCGGCCCGCTACAAGGAGTTGATCTGCAAGAGCGCGGCCTGGGGTGTCGCCAACCCGACGCTGGGCATTCCGGTACGACGGCGGCGGGTGGAGGCCGACCGGGTTGCGTCGGAGGGGACGGCGCGGGTGGCGGCTTGA
- a CDS encoding MarR family winged helix-turn-helix transcriptional regulator, which yields MAATPPGDGVDAIIRQWQQVRPDLDCSPMAVIGRLSRASRLLERALKEHFAQYGVEPWEFDVLATLYRSGQPYTVSAGELSTAAMVSSAALTNRIDRLVDKGLVDRELDPTHRRRVLISLTDAGIRATEDLVEHHLANEERLLGGLAPTERKQLVQHLRTLLISLGDQPQTPTTD from the coding sequence ATGGCGGCAACCCCACCGGGCGACGGCGTGGACGCGATCATCCGGCAGTGGCAGCAGGTCCGGCCCGACCTCGACTGCTCGCCGATGGCCGTGATCGGCCGCCTGTCACGTGCTTCCCGCCTGCTTGAGCGGGCCCTCAAAGAGCACTTCGCGCAGTACGGCGTCGAGCCGTGGGAGTTTGACGTCCTCGCGACGCTCTACCGCTCGGGCCAGCCGTACACCGTCAGCGCGGGAGAGCTCAGCACGGCCGCGATGGTCAGCTCGGCGGCGCTCACGAACCGCATCGACCGGCTCGTCGACAAGGGCCTCGTCGACCGCGAGCTCGACCCCACCCACCGGCGCCGCGTCCTCATCTCCTTGACGGACGCAGGCATCCGCGCCACCGAGGACCTCGTAGAACACCACTTGGCCAACGAGGAACGCCTCCTCGGCGGCCTGGCTCCCACCGAGCGCAAACAACTCGTGCAGCACCTCCGCACCCTGCTGATCTCCCTCGGCGACCAACCGCAGACACCGACGACGGACTGA
- a CDS encoding sigma-70 family RNA polymerase sigma factor: MALTLSDVDRFEAARLRLEAIAYRMLGSASEAEDAVQETYLRWQAADVERIEVPEAWLTKVLTNLCLNQLTSARARRETYVGQWLPEPLLEGDPMLGPAETAEQRESVSYAVLVLLERLSPNERAVYVLREAFAYSHREIAEILDLSEAASQQIFHRAKKRVAQGRARAASGGGAADGAAFGRAAGGARVEIDEAAARRIVEEFLAAATSGETEPLIRLLTSDAIAVGDGGGKALARASAVEGALAVARFLRGMFKPAPAKRDLVGGSPDLYAATANGGPALVAVVDGRVLGIMCLERTPEGIVAVRSQVNPDKLERATERWAAGDFGTPVLAEAL; encoded by the coding sequence ATGGCCCTGACCTTGAGTGACGTGGACCGGTTCGAGGCGGCTAGGCTCCGCCTTGAGGCCATCGCCTACCGCATGCTCGGTTCGGCGAGCGAGGCGGAGGACGCCGTGCAGGAGACCTATCTGCGCTGGCAGGCCGCCGATGTCGAGCGCATCGAGGTGCCCGAGGCCTGGCTGACCAAGGTGCTCACCAACCTCTGCCTCAACCAGCTCACTTCGGCCCGTGCGCGCCGCGAGACCTACGTCGGCCAGTGGCTGCCCGAACCGCTGCTCGAAGGGGACCCGATGCTGGGCCCGGCGGAGACGGCCGAGCAGCGCGAGTCGGTGTCGTACGCGGTGCTGGTCCTTCTGGAGCGGCTCTCGCCCAACGAGCGTGCGGTGTACGTGTTGCGCGAGGCGTTCGCGTACTCCCACCGGGAGATTGCCGAGATCCTGGACCTCAGCGAGGCGGCCAGCCAGCAGATCTTCCATCGTGCGAAGAAGCGTGTGGCGCAGGGCAGGGCGCGGGCGGCTTCCGGCGGGGGTGCTGCTGATGGGGCGGCTTTTGGCAGGGCGGCCGGCGGGGCGCGGGTCGAGATCGACGAGGCGGCCGCGCGCCGTATCGTCGAGGAGTTCCTCGCTGCGGCGACCAGCGGTGAGACCGAGCCGCTGATCAGGCTGCTCACCTCGGACGCCATCGCGGTCGGCGACGGCGGCGGGAAGGCGCTGGCCCGGGCCAGCGCCGTCGAGGGCGCACTCGCGGTGGCGAGGTTCCTGCGCGGGATGTTCAAGCCGGCCCCGGCCAAGCGGGATCTGGTCGGCGGTTCGCCCGACCTCTACGCCGCCACCGCCAACGGCGGCCCCGCGCTCGTCGCGGTGGTCGACGGGCGGGTCTTGGGCATCATGTGCCTGGAGCGGACGCCGGAGGGCATCGTCGCGGTCCGCAGCCAGGTCAACCCGGACAAGCTGGAGCGCGCGACGGAGCGCTGGGCCGCGGGCGATTTCGGTACTCCGGTCCTGGCCGAAGCCCTCTGA